Proteins co-encoded in one Crateriforma spongiae genomic window:
- a CDS encoding NTP/NDP exchange transporter, whose translation MGPWRSRIHVGEGASVAWATTWFFFILLSYSIVRPLRETMGAIVGPQGLQGLMLITFGVMLVAVPAYAALVARLPRRWVVRIVFHFFCVCLLLFSIGLQSGSETLRSWTAWVFFIWVNVFALVATSVFWSVLADLFSNRQGKRLFGMIAAGGTVGAITGSFLTSQLAASTSTSLILLLPLAAIQCGLWCAWRLEKQTDCLHRSDPDREQHRDDGRPTGGGLLTGIARVLSSGYLASICGFLVLIQAGGTMLYFQQAEIVAQQVADDGQKTQLFAYIDLGTQTLTLLLQIVFAGPILRRLGVSVALVLLPLVYGLGFSALAVSQTLPILVVTMIACRSTAYGIAVPAREVLFTVVSREDKYKSKNFIDTVVLRGGDALTGQIFGSLRNFAGFGLATLNICAIPIAIGWGVLAWNLGRQQRRLAQQTHGNPSDHLAPDDQGSNKQSGPGQR comes from the coding sequence ATGGGACCCTGGCGCTCTCGGATTCACGTCGGCGAAGGTGCCAGCGTCGCTTGGGCAACGACATGGTTCTTTTTCATCCTGCTTAGCTATTCCATCGTGCGGCCGCTTCGCGAAACGATGGGCGCGATCGTCGGTCCACAAGGCTTGCAAGGTCTGATGCTGATCACCTTTGGGGTCATGCTGGTGGCTGTTCCCGCTTATGCCGCATTGGTCGCACGGCTTCCCCGACGCTGGGTCGTCCGGATCGTCTTTCACTTCTTTTGTGTTTGTCTGCTTCTTTTCTCCATCGGTTTACAGTCCGGCAGCGAAACGCTTCGATCTTGGACCGCTTGGGTCTTCTTCATTTGGGTGAATGTCTTCGCCTTGGTCGCGACCAGTGTTTTTTGGTCGGTGTTGGCCGACTTGTTTTCAAACCGACAGGGCAAACGTCTGTTTGGCATGATCGCCGCTGGTGGAACCGTCGGTGCGATCACGGGTTCTTTTTTGACCAGTCAACTTGCCGCTTCCACGTCGACCAGCTTGATTCTGTTGTTGCCCTTGGCGGCAATCCAGTGTGGTTTGTGGTGTGCATGGCGACTGGAAAAACAAACGGATTGTTTGCATCGCTCGGATCCCGATCGCGAACAGCATCGCGACGACGGACGTCCCACCGGCGGCGGCCTGCTGACGGGCATTGCGAGGGTGCTATCGTCTGGCTATCTGGCATCGATCTGCGGCTTCTTGGTGTTGATCCAAGCCGGCGGAACGATGCTGTATTTCCAGCAAGCAGAAATCGTGGCGCAACAGGTGGCCGACGACGGCCAGAAAACGCAGCTGTTCGCTTACATCGATTTGGGAACCCAAACGCTGACGCTGCTGTTGCAGATCGTTTTCGCCGGTCCGATCTTACGCCGTCTCGGGGTCAGCGTGGCCCTGGTGTTATTGCCGCTGGTTTACGGGCTCGGTTTTTCCGCCTTGGCAGTGTCGCAAACGCTGCCGATCTTGGTGGTGACGATGATTGCCTGTCGTTCGACCGCCTATGGAATCGCGGTTCCCGCCCGCGAAGTGCTTTTCACCGTGGTCAGCCGCGAAGACAAATACAAATCGAAGAACTTCATCGACACGGTGGTGCTACGAGGAGGCGACGCGCTGACCGGGCAAATCTTCGGTTCGCTTCGAAACTTCGCCGGGTTCGGATTGGCAACGTTAAACATCTGTGCCATTCCGATCGCAATCGGATGGGGCGTGTTGGCGTGGAATTTGGGCCGACAACAACGGCGTCTGGCACAACAGACACATGGCAACCCTAGTGACCATCTAGCCCCGGACGATCAAGGATCGAACAAGCAGTCAGGCCCAGGTCAACGGTGA
- a CDS encoding SPFH domain-containing protein: MAKSSIGLIFSSLWVVLGLFLAFQWFVCRKYVPEGHSLLLRYKGPLVLPASEPEPGRLSRGNEVGVHEQMRGPGRHFFNPIYWERRIVPDIVIGPGEIGVVTSKIGEPLPPGEFLVDGDLQGENRARHQGILRKVFGPGRYRANPYAYEFKIVETEVTNFSSQEKISGWVEIPTGFVGVVTMQAGNQALGISPGTQDNVLQPGLYPINPREQQIDVIKVGYTEASIQVENQLDNQGNILFDEQGEPLAVADTGINFPSNDGFDIQLDFSAIWGVMPENAPEIVRLFGNIEAVRQKVIEPQSESICRNNGSKMGAVELLVGESREAFQTSVSDEFKNVLDDKHISLLYGLVRHIYIPQNVREPIQKGYVSEELRLTRDEETKTARIEANLREAERKVELEAERIRVETERLKASVMAEGEKKAREIEAETKQLVAAIDRETADLDAQKTVVLGRADAEAEQMSKEAEADKFRLAVEAFGSPTAYNKWQFAEELPEALDLQLFYAGEGTLWTDLKGVQPTLPLNK, translated from the coding sequence ATGGCAAAATCGTCCATCGGATTGATCTTTAGCAGCTTGTGGGTCGTGCTGGGATTGTTCCTTGCATTCCAGTGGTTCGTCTGTCGCAAATATGTCCCGGAGGGCCATAGCTTGCTGCTGCGTTACAAAGGCCCGCTCGTGTTACCAGCCAGTGAACCGGAGCCGGGTCGATTGTCACGTGGCAACGAAGTCGGTGTGCATGAGCAAATGCGTGGCCCCGGCCGGCACTTCTTCAACCCGATCTACTGGGAACGACGAATCGTTCCGGACATCGTCATCGGACCTGGCGAAATTGGAGTCGTGACCAGCAAAATTGGTGAACCGTTACCGCCAGGTGAATTCCTGGTCGACGGCGATCTGCAGGGCGAAAACCGAGCCCGACATCAAGGCATCTTGCGCAAGGTATTCGGACCTGGTCGCTATCGTGCCAATCCGTACGCCTACGAGTTCAAGATTGTCGAAACGGAGGTCACCAACTTCAGCAGCCAGGAAAAAATCAGTGGCTGGGTGGAAATCCCGACTGGTTTTGTCGGCGTCGTCACGATGCAAGCCGGCAATCAGGCTCTGGGAATCAGCCCGGGCACCCAGGACAATGTCCTGCAGCCGGGTCTGTATCCGATCAACCCTCGGGAACAACAAATCGATGTGATTAAAGTCGGATACACCGAAGCCAGTATCCAGGTCGAAAATCAGTTGGACAACCAAGGCAACATTTTGTTTGACGAACAGGGTGAACCGTTGGCCGTTGCCGACACGGGAATCAACTTTCCCAGCAACGATGGCTTTGACATCCAACTGGACTTCAGCGCGATCTGGGGTGTCATGCCCGAAAACGCCCCGGAAATAGTGCGTCTATTCGGGAATATCGAAGCCGTTCGGCAAAAGGTGATCGAACCGCAAAGTGAAAGCATCTGCCGGAACAACGGATCCAAAATGGGTGCGGTCGAGTTGCTGGTGGGCGAATCACGCGAAGCGTTTCAGACGTCCGTCAGTGACGAGTTCAAGAATGTCTTGGACGACAAGCATATCTCGCTGCTGTACGGGTTGGTGCGTCACATCTATATCCCCCAAAACGTCCGCGAACCGATTCAGAAGGGCTACGTTTCCGAAGAACTTCGTCTGACTCGTGACGAAGAAACCAAAACGGCACGTATCGAAGCCAACTTGCGGGAAGCCGAACGAAAGGTGGAATTGGAAGCCGAAAGGATCCGAGTCGAAACCGAACGCTTGAAAGCCAGCGTGATGGCCGAGGGCGAAAAGAAGGCACGCGAAATCGAAGCGGAAACCAAACAGTTGGTCGCCGCCATCGATCGGGAAACGGCCGACTTGGACGCTCAGAAGACGGTCGTCTTGGGGCGTGCCGACGCCGAAGCGGAACAAATGTCCAAAGAGGCCGAAGCGGACAAATTCCGCTTGGCGGTTGAAGCGTTTGGTTCGCCTACCGCGTACAACAAGTGGCAATTTGCGGAAGAATTGCCGGAAGCCCTGGATCTGCAGCTGTTTTATGCCGGCGAAGGAACGCTGTGGACGGACTTGAAGGGCGTCCAGCCCACACTGCCATTGAACAAGTAG
- a CDS encoding EF-hand domain-containing protein: MKFTLPLVMASVLAVLVTSAIQAQPPGGRGQGGPGFGGQGFGGPGRGGPDFGGPGGPPPNAIAEALDTDGDHVISGAEIQKAVDALKKLDRNGDGRLSNDEFDPMGPRSFGGPDGRGPGGGGPGGRGPDGRGDGGGFVSRIMSFDENGDGKVSKDELPARMQMALDRYDANKDGVLDQDELDKASAGAGPGNRGGRGPGPGGPGPGGPGGERGGERGGPPSPDQFVREAMEFDADGDGKLDAGELAKAAEQLMRRGPGGPDGRGGPGFGGEGGPRGQGGRAGGRPQRPN; encoded by the coding sequence GTGAAATTCACCCTGCCCCTTGTCATGGCATCCGTGTTGGCGGTTCTTGTCACTTCAGCGATCCAAGCACAGCCGCCCGGTGGGCGTGGGCAAGGTGGCCCTGGTTTCGGTGGCCAAGGTTTTGGTGGTCCCGGCCGTGGCGGACCCGACTTTGGTGGTCCCGGCGGACCGCCACCCAATGCGATCGCCGAAGCATTGGACACCGATGGCGATCATGTCATTTCCGGTGCGGAGATTCAAAAGGCCGTCGATGCACTGAAGAAGTTGGATCGTAATGGGGACGGTCGGCTGTCCAATGACGAATTTGATCCGATGGGTCCGCGATCCTTCGGTGGTCCTGACGGACGTGGTCCCGGCGGCGGCGGTCCGGGAGGACGTGGGCCCGATGGGCGTGGTGATGGTGGCGGGTTCGTCAGCCGCATCATGAGTTTCGATGAAAACGGTGACGGCAAAGTTAGCAAAGACGAATTGCCGGCTCGTATGCAAATGGCGCTTGATCGCTATGACGCCAATAAAGACGGCGTGCTGGACCAGGATGAGTTGGACAAGGCGTCGGCGGGAGCCGGTCCCGGAAATCGCGGCGGCCGTGGCCCAGGACCGGGTGGCCCAGGACCGGGTGGCCCTGGTGGCGAACGTGGTGGCGAACGCGGTGGACCTCCCAGCCCCGATCAGTTCGTACGCGAGGCGATGGAGTTTGATGCCGATGGCGACGGAAAACTGGACGCCGGTGAATTGGCCAAGGCAGCCGAACAACTGATGCGTCGTGGACCCGGTGGGCCCGATGGACGCGGTGGACCAGGGTTTGGTGGCGAAGGCGGACCTCGCGGACAAGGCGGCCGGGCGGGTGGTCGACCACAACGTCCCAACTGA
- a CDS encoding thioredoxin family protein: MRSVLTTIALSSLIIAPVAMMAGCNSETAVVEMDDETTITPDAFEATVNQDQLVLVKFGAPWCGPCRMIDEELPKLAGGMGSDLEILRINVDNNPDLASEYGATSIPKMVLFRNGSVVSDRVGYMSAGELESWISNVQ; encoded by the coding sequence ATGAGATCCGTTCTGACCACCATTGCTTTGTCATCACTGATCATCGCTCCCGTTGCCATGATGGCCGGATGCAATTCAGAAACAGCGGTGGTGGAAATGGACGACGAAACAACCATCACCCCTGACGCATTTGAAGCCACCGTGAACCAAGACCAACTGGTTCTGGTGAAGTTTGGGGCTCCCTGGTGCGGCCCCTGCCGGATGATCGACGAAGAATTGCCGAAACTGGCCGGGGGCATGGGTTCCGACTTGGAAATCCTGCGAATCAATGTCGACAACAACCCCGACTTGGCAAGCGAATACGGCGCCACGTCGATTCCCAAGATGGTGCTGTTCCGTAACGGCTCGGTCGTCAGCGATCGGGTCGGTTACATGTCGGCCGGTGAATTGGAATCCTGGATCAGCAACGTCCAATAG
- a CDS encoding SPFH domain-containing protein produces MSNKFDDFEDSQSEQGLRRLLNPANLGSAAVLIAGGLIGLAAWVFLFCRIEVPSRHIAVLTKKTGDDLTNETEIVSAADFGKFKGIQEKVLTEGRYFYNPWSWDWDVVPQVEIPENRLGVRIRLYGDDLGYGNLIADTESKKGISTEVLRPGRYPINGVVYEVGKDPNPFRDNYIELIELHEPVVIPAGFKGVVTLLSAPLADDPNQLIVEEGRRGVQQKTLDPGVYYINPYVQRVSLVDCRSQRFNLSTGGEMGFPSRDGFWVKLDGRIEFRVNPDRAAEVFVTYNDSDNDDGLDARVEQEIIQKIILPNARSFCRLRGSDNSGRDFILGEKRLQFQKDFQKELEQTCEQQGIEIVQALITRISPPQQIALPVRERQIAVQQAAQYQKEIEQQASEQQLRMEQELVKRKEVLVEADREVVTLTTEAQRQQDVAVIEANQRKKVAETELSAANDQAEAVRARGVAAADVIKFGNEAEAAGWAKAVEAYGGSGDEYARWVMLRKMAPAFRKMMVNTADSPLMNIFDEFNQIPDSANTEPDSAVTRDTPSNQPSKQRDETLTKAGEDQ; encoded by the coding sequence GTGTCCAACAAATTTGATGATTTTGAGGACTCCCAATCCGAACAAGGACTCCGACGTCTGCTGAACCCGGCAAACCTGGGCAGTGCGGCTGTTCTCATCGCCGGTGGACTGATCGGGCTGGCGGCCTGGGTGTTTCTGTTCTGCCGGATCGAAGTCCCCAGTCGACATATCGCCGTCTTGACCAAAAAGACGGGCGACGACCTGACCAATGAAACGGAAATCGTCAGCGCCGCTGACTTCGGGAAGTTCAAAGGCATCCAAGAAAAGGTGCTGACCGAAGGACGCTATTTCTACAACCCATGGAGTTGGGATTGGGATGTCGTTCCGCAGGTGGAGATCCCTGAAAACCGATTGGGCGTTCGCATTCGCTTGTATGGCGACGATCTGGGTTACGGCAACTTGATCGCCGATACGGAATCGAAAAAGGGCATTTCAACCGAAGTCTTGCGACCGGGACGCTATCCGATCAACGGCGTCGTCTACGAAGTCGGAAAAGATCCCAATCCGTTTCGTGACAACTACATCGAACTGATCGAATTGCACGAGCCCGTGGTCATCCCGGCCGGATTCAAAGGCGTGGTCACGCTCCTGTCTGCGCCACTTGCCGATGACCCGAACCAATTGATTGTTGAAGAGGGTCGCCGAGGCGTTCAGCAGAAAACCTTGGATCCCGGTGTCTACTACATCAACCCGTACGTCCAACGTGTTTCTCTGGTCGACTGCCGCAGCCAGCGGTTCAACCTTAGCACCGGCGGCGAAATGGGCTTTCCCAGTCGAGACGGATTCTGGGTCAAACTGGACGGCCGAATCGAGTTCCGCGTCAATCCTGATCGGGCCGCCGAAGTCTTTGTGACCTACAACGATTCGGACAACGATGACGGCCTGGACGCAAGAGTCGAACAGGAAATCATTCAAAAGATCATTCTGCCCAACGCTCGATCTTTCTGCCGACTTCGCGGTAGTGATAACTCCGGCCGCGATTTCATCTTGGGCGAAAAGCGTTTGCAGTTTCAAAAGGATTTCCAAAAAGAACTGGAACAAACCTGTGAGCAACAGGGAATCGAAATCGTTCAAGCGTTGATCACACGTATCAGCCCGCCGCAACAGATCGCATTGCCCGTGCGTGAACGTCAAATCGCCGTTCAGCAGGCCGCACAGTATCAAAAAGAAATCGAGCAACAGGCCAGCGAACAACAGTTGCGAATGGAACAAGAACTGGTCAAACGCAAGGAGGTGTTGGTCGAAGCCGATCGAGAGGTCGTGACGCTGACCACCGAAGCCCAGCGACAGCAGGACGTCGCCGTGATCGAAGCCAACCAACGCAAAAAGGTTGCCGAAACGGAATTGTCGGCTGCCAATGACCAAGCCGAAGCCGTCCGAGCACGCGGGGTCGCCGCGGCCGACGTGATCAAGTTTGGCAACGAAGCGGAAGCAGCCGGATGGGCCAAGGCCGTGGAGGCCTATGGTGGCAGCGGCGACGAGTACGCACGCTGGGTGATGCTTCGCAAGATGGCTCCCGCGTTCCGCAAGATGATGGTCAACACGGCGGACAGTCCGTTGATGAACATCTTTGACGAATTCAACCAGATCCCCGATTCGGCGAATACGGAACCGGACAGTGCCGTCACTCGGGACACTCCATCGAACCAACCGTCCAAACAACGCGACGAAACCCTGACCAAAGCCGGAGAAGACCAGTGA
- a CDS encoding DUF6655 family protein gives MASPRRRRWVILPLLLSAAACGGCRSIVHSTDTSATGSQQLLLSSSVDSVVCSFDFQPLLGRRCYLDTRSLGAEKDGYVTYRIREQMISQGVRLVDSSDDADVVVEAGLAAYGTDSQYDDIGITDVDALPDVHLCIRGTQYGVAKLSMFAWEKESGAAIWHSGMMRADGYQEYRKCLGTGPYYSGTIQHSANRIDRARLGWLPWLSIRR, from the coding sequence ATGGCATCACCAAGACGACGTCGATGGGTGATCCTGCCGCTGTTGCTGTCGGCCGCGGCGTGTGGCGGCTGTCGTTCGATCGTTCACAGCACCGATACGTCGGCAACCGGATCACAGCAATTGTTGCTCAGTTCGTCGGTGGATTCGGTTGTCTGCTCTTTTGACTTTCAGCCTCTTCTGGGACGTCGTTGCTACTTGGATACCCGATCGCTTGGGGCGGAAAAGGACGGGTATGTCACGTATCGCATTCGGGAACAGATGATTTCCCAGGGCGTTCGTCTGGTGGATTCCAGCGACGACGCGGACGTTGTCGTGGAAGCAGGCTTGGCTGCGTACGGTACGGATTCGCAGTACGACGATATCGGCATCACCGATGTGGATGCGTTGCCCGATGTCCATCTTTGCATTCGCGGCACCCAATACGGTGTCGCCAAGCTTTCGATGTTCGCCTGGGAAAAAGAAAGTGGTGCCGCCATTTGGCATTCCGGGATGATGCGTGCCGACGGCTACCAGGAATATCGCAAGTGTCTGGGAACCGGTCCCTACTACTCTGGAACCATTCAACATTCCGCCAATCGAATCGATCGAGCACGGTTGGGGTGGTTGCCATGGTTGTCCATCCGTCGCTAA
- a CDS encoding endo-1,4-beta-xylanase has translation MFSWVFRTRLHAWISVLVLFANWPLSVSAQDSALIARQDTFATVVRPNAGSVLRSGGVLKVDSPRDGLDAWAIQLQSPMIGHPIGKGEAFSVCFSARTVSAGNQNSGTIHVTVSKDDPWRAIQANNGFRTLAVPNVWHDFAINFRAEQDFSADQFRASLQLAAHQQQLEIRDLKFRRHGQAPDALLPKQKLFYPGRFADPTWKQLADDRIRRHRQSDLRIRVTDTLGNPVPDCTVTIRQQKHAYTFGTFVGDVPNRNDDAGQRFRRETLHNFNRVTLPRYWADWGTDSPEGLDRSNAVARWAASTDLELKTHLLLYPRYIPERVVADRQNAALFRAQVVTAMEDALDQTRHLKCFVWDAINELRDDELVGDVLGHEFYAEVFKLANRRRPDVRWFINEYGLLTGGAKRQEYLDQYIRTIKQIMADGGAVEGIGVQGHFTESLVTPQQIWEVLDRLDDFGLPIEVTEFDVDTDDVVTQAEFTEDFMTAIFAHPSTTGLTTWGFWEGDMWRPRGAMYRTDWTIKPNGKVWQKLVLDRWWTDETAVTDGTGECVVRVFHGDHTVTVQTKTPERSVARRFTVTADQEAQIVLGEPEPTGQAK, from the coding sequence ATGTTCTCTTGGGTTTTCCGCACGCGTTTGCATGCTTGGATTTCGGTGCTGGTTCTGTTTGCCAACTGGCCGTTGTCGGTATCCGCTCAAGATTCGGCACTGATTGCCCGCCAAGACACGTTTGCCACGGTTGTCCGGCCCAACGCAGGCAGTGTGCTGCGATCCGGCGGGGTCTTGAAAGTGGATTCGCCACGTGACGGACTGGACGCCTGGGCGATTCAACTGCAGTCGCCCATGATCGGTCATCCCATTGGCAAAGGCGAAGCTTTTTCGGTTTGCTTTTCAGCGCGAACCGTTAGCGCGGGCAATCAGAATTCTGGAACCATCCATGTGACGGTTTCTAAAGATGATCCTTGGCGCGCGATTCAAGCAAACAATGGATTTCGCACTTTGGCCGTGCCGAATGTCTGGCATGATTTCGCGATTAACTTTCGCGCCGAACAGGACTTTTCAGCCGATCAGTTCCGCGCCTCACTGCAACTGGCCGCTCATCAACAGCAACTGGAGATTCGTGATCTGAAGTTTCGTCGTCACGGTCAGGCTCCCGATGCGTTGTTGCCCAAACAAAAGCTGTTTTACCCTGGCCGTTTTGCGGACCCGACATGGAAGCAACTGGCCGACGATCGGATTCGCCGGCACCGCCAAAGTGATCTTCGTATCCGAGTGACCGATACTCTTGGAAACCCGGTCCCCGACTGCACGGTGACGATTCGCCAACAAAAACACGCTTATACTTTTGGCACGTTTGTTGGAGATGTGCCCAATCGCAACGACGATGCCGGACAACGCTTTCGCCGTGAAACCCTACACAATTTCAATCGCGTGACTCTGCCACGTTACTGGGCCGACTGGGGAACGGATTCGCCCGAGGGCTTGGATCGAAGCAATGCCGTTGCTCGCTGGGCGGCGTCGACGGATTTGGAACTGAAGACGCACCTGTTGCTGTATCCCCGCTACATCCCAGAACGCGTCGTCGCCGATCGCCAGAATGCGGCGCTGTTTCGTGCGCAGGTGGTCACTGCGATGGAAGATGCCCTGGACCAGACACGGCATTTGAAGTGTTTCGTCTGGGACGCGATCAATGAATTGCGTGACGATGAACTGGTCGGAGACGTCTTGGGTCATGAGTTTTATGCCGAAGTCTTTAAACTCGCGAATCGTCGGCGTCCCGATGTTCGCTGGTTCATCAATGAGTACGGCTTGTTGACCGGAGGGGCCAAGCGTCAGGAATACCTGGACCAGTACATTCGCACGATCAAGCAAATTATGGCCGACGGGGGCGCTGTCGAAGGCATCGGCGTCCAGGGACACTTCACCGAAAGTCTTGTGACGCCGCAGCAGATTTGGGAAGTCTTGGATCGGTTGGATGATTTTGGTTTACCAATCGAAGTCACCGAATTCGACGTGGACACCGATGACGTGGTGACTCAGGCTGAGTTCACCGAAGACTTCATGACGGCGATTTTTGCGCACCCGTCCACGACGGGACTTACGACGTGGGGTTTTTGGGAAGGCGACATGTGGCGCCCCCGCGGCGCGATGTACCGAACCGATTGGACGATCAAACCCAACGGAAAGGTTTGGCAGAAACTGGTGTTGGACCGTTGGTGGACCGATGAAACGGCGGTGACCGATGGCACTGGCGAATGTGTCGTTCGCGTTTTTCACGGCGACCACACAGTGACGGTCCAAACGAAAACGCCGGAGCGAAGTGTCGCTCGGCGTTTCACAGTGACGGCCGATCAAGAGGCCCAGATTGTCCTGGGCGAACCGGAACCAACCGGCCAAGCGAAATAG
- a CDS encoding Gfo/Idh/MocA family protein has translation MTKPIHPMTSTIDRRDMLSAMAGGIIAGGVWGQVAAEESNSAGQRLRLLCVGTANRAAANIREVRNQEIVGLCDVDQNYLDKAHADFPNAATFRDYREMIDAMADQADAIVIGASDHHHAPAAIRAIESGLHCYCEKPLTHTVAEARKITNAARRKGVATQMGTQIHAGSNYRRVVEIIRSGAIGDVTQVHVWVNKAWGGGELPSTADPVPPQLDWDLWIGPAAMRPYAKGQYHPAQWRRWWEFGQGTLGDMGCHYMDLPFWALGLKYPEHIQAEGEPPHPETCPLGLTVKYQFAASDQHGPLELIWYDGNHAPKEIDGHAVPGSGIMFVGTEGKMVATYGQYQLLPEDKFADFQPPEPSIPDSIGHHAEWIKACKDGTPTTCNFDYSGPLTETVLLGNVAYRTGGAIQWDADNLKVTNDSQANQYISKTYRPGWEV, from the coding sequence ATGACCAAACCGATTCATCCAATGACGTCAACGATTGATCGCCGTGACATGTTGTCCGCCATGGCCGGAGGGATCATCGCCGGTGGGGTATGGGGGCAGGTTGCCGCCGAAGAATCCAATTCTGCTGGTCAACGTTTGCGATTGCTTTGCGTGGGGACCGCGAACCGGGCCGCAGCCAACATTCGCGAAGTCCGCAACCAGGAAATCGTCGGGTTGTGTGATGTCGACCAAAACTACTTGGACAAAGCGCATGCGGATTTCCCCAACGCCGCGACCTTTCGCGATTATCGAGAGATGATTGACGCAATGGCGGATCAAGCCGACGCGATCGTCATCGGGGCAAGTGACCATCATCACGCCCCCGCTGCGATCCGCGCGATCGAATCCGGTTTGCACTGCTACTGTGAAAAACCGTTGACGCACACAGTGGCCGAAGCACGTAAGATCACCAACGCGGCGCGGCGCAAAGGAGTTGCGACGCAAATGGGAACGCAGATTCACGCCGGTTCAAACTATCGACGCGTGGTGGAGATCATCCGCAGTGGCGCGATCGGCGATGTTACCCAAGTGCATGTTTGGGTCAACAAAGCTTGGGGCGGCGGTGAATTACCCTCGACCGCCGATCCGGTTCCGCCGCAATTGGATTGGGACCTGTGGATCGGCCCCGCTGCGATGCGTCCCTATGCCAAAGGTCAATATCATCCGGCCCAGTGGCGACGTTGGTGGGAATTCGGCCAAGGCACCTTGGGTGACATGGGATGTCACTACATGGATTTGCCGTTTTGGGCATTGGGGCTGAAGTATCCCGAACACATCCAGGCCGAAGGCGAACCGCCGCATCCGGAAACCTGCCCGCTGGGTTTGACGGTGAAGTATCAATTCGCTGCCAGCGATCAGCACGGTCCGTTGGAATTGATCTGGTACGACGGAAACCATGCGCCGAAAGAAATCGATGGTCATGCGGTACCCGGCTCCGGCATCATGTTTGTCGGTACCGAAGGAAAAATGGTGGCCACTTACGGTCAGTACCAGTTGTTACCGGAAGACAAGTTCGCTGATTTCCAGCCGCCCGAGCCGTCGATCCCCGATTCGATTGGTCACCACGCTGAGTGGATCAAGGCATGCAAGGACGGCACGCCCACCACATGCAACTTTGACTATTCCGGTCCGCTGACTGAAACGGTGTTGTTGGGCAATGTTGCTTATCGTACGGGCGGGGCGATCCAGTGGGACGCGGATAATTTGAAGGTGACCAATGATTCCCAGGCGAATCAGTACATCAGCAAGACCTATCGACCCGGCTGGGAAGTCTGA